One part of the Melospiza melodia melodia isolate bMelMel2 chromosome 3, bMelMel2.pri, whole genome shotgun sequence genome encodes these proteins:
- the FBXO5 gene encoding F-box only protein 5, with product MKSNLNRSCKMKRDFDSLRAEFAPLKCAVEKTKLEKSCPLNYEEGFCKSCAEEHQKILLSDSYHATTRNLDIEDGERPIHNKENNQVTQRLDEGICEMEAMESSKLNEDSGYSSMLSTHYADAIEHEDSLPLAGNLCGTPKHCLMKNQKQEQFSKKTLLPVVHYEEVVCSTLKKSGKRNLKSWAAVDRIVSMGKFELCNLIGKKMGLDRIDILAELFQKNLRHILANILRHLSKMDLVNFAKVSTTWQKILQEEKWVFQIHSRAVKNLSNVTKAPERDATREYVLYRVCLASIQKATPPKHLNKKSTKSKASRNHSRLTEFSEAARNLKNTESLKACHRCGSPAKYDSYLQRATCNRESCGFDFCTKCMCSYHSSIDCVSSKPVKHSSTPGPLPGTRKSKQNLKRL from the exons ATGAAATCGAACCTTAACCGCTCTTGCAAAATGAAACGTGATTTTGATTCTCTTCGTGCTGAGTTTGCACCATTGAAAtgtgctgtggagaaaacaaaacTGGAAAAATCCTGCCCCTTGAATTATGAGGAAGGCTTTTGTAAAAGCTGTGCAGAAGAACATCAGAAAATACTCCTTAGTGACTCATACCATGCAACCACCAGAAATCTAGATATTGAAGATGGAGAGAGACCCATACATAACAAAGAAAACAACCAAGTAACCCAGAGACTTGATGAAGGTATCTGTGAAATGGAGGCAATGGAAAGCAGTAAACTTAATGAGGACAGTGGTTATTCCTCTATGTTAAGCACTCACTATGCTGATGCAATAGAACATGAGGACAGTTTACCTTTGGCTGGGAACCTCTGTGGTACACCAAAGCATTGTCTCATGAAGAACCAAAAACAAGAACAGTTTTCAAAGAAGACACTGTTGCCAGTAGTCCATTATGAAGAAGTGGTTTGCTCAACTTTGAAAAAAAGTGGTAAAAGAAATCTCAAGTCCTGGGCTGCTGTAGATAGAATTGTTTCTATGGGAAAATTTGAACTTTGTAACTTAATTGGAAAGAAAATGGGGCTGGATAGAATAGACATTCTTGCTGAACTCTTCCAAAAGAACCTGAGGCATATATTAGCAAACATTTTAAGGCATCTCAGCAAGATGGATTTAGTAAA TTTTGCCAAAGTCAGCACAACATGGCAGAAGATTCTACAAGAAGAAAAATGGGTTTTCCAAATCCATAGCAGAGCTGTGAAAAACCTTTCT AATGTCACTAAGGCACCAGAGCGTGATGCAACGAGAGAGTACGTTCTCTACAGAGTGTGCTTAGCTTCCATTCAGAAAGCAACCCCACCAAAACACTTGAACAAAAAAAGCACCAAATCCAAAGCATCTAGGAATCACAGCAGGCTCACAGAGTTTTCTGAG GCTGCCAGGAACTTGAAGAACACAGAAAGCCTTAAAGCCTGCCACCGCTGTGGCTCACCTGCCAAGTATGACTCCTACCTCCAACGAGCAACGTGCAATCGTGAGAGCTGTGGCTTTGACTTCTGCACCAAGTGCATGTGCAGCTACCACAGCTCCATTGACTGTGTCAGCAGCAAACCAGTCAAACACAGCTCCACACCAGGGCCGCTTCCTGGGACTAGGAAAAGCAAACAGAATCTAAAGAGATTGTGA